From one Microlunatus sp. Gsoil 973 genomic stretch:
- a CDS encoding DUF3618 domain-containing protein codes for MTNDPDQIRADIERTRSRLSDDVDTLADEANPKRIAQRQVGKARRAVSGVKDRVMGKASDVSQSVGDRVSSAGDQISGTSTGVKEKAAGAGDALRRQTDGNPLAAGLIAFGAGLLAASLFRSSEAEQRAAAAAKEKLEPLAEEAKQVAGDAANELRSSAQDAVESVRDTATQGAEQVKDTASSAAGDVKDQATESKDAVQESRSNS; via the coding sequence ATGACCAACGATCCGGATCAGATCCGCGCCGACATCGAACGCACCCGCAGTCGGCTCAGCGACGACGTCGACACCCTCGCCGACGAGGCCAATCCCAAACGCATCGCCCAGCGCCAGGTCGGCAAGGCTCGACGCGCCGTCTCCGGAGTGAAGGACCGGGTCATGGGCAAGGCCTCCGATGTCAGCCAGTCGGTCGGTGACCGGGTGTCGTCGGCCGGTGACCAGATCTCCGGTACGAGCACCGGAGTCAAGGAGAAGGCCGCCGGCGCGGGTGACGCCCTCCGTCGGCAGACCGACGGCAACCCGCTGGCGGCCGGCCTGATCGCCTTCGGCGCCGGTCTGCTGGCAGCATCGCTGTTCCGTTCGTCAGAGGCCGAACAACGGGCCGCTGCTGCTGCCAAGGAGAAGCTGGAGCCATTGGCGGAGGAGGCCAAGCAGGTCGCCGGTGATGCCGCCAACGAGCTCAGGAGCTCCGCCCAGGACGCCGTCGAGTCCGTACGCGACACCGCGACGCAGGGAGCCGAGCAGGTCAAGGACACCGCCAGCTCGGCAGCCGGCGACGTGAAGGATCAGGCGACCGAATCCAAGGACGCGGTTCAAGAGTCCCGTTCCAACAGCTAA
- a CDS encoding phage holin family protein — protein MTDLPTGPGAHGVAGSPADETSGRSIGEVFGDVSRDLTTLLRQEIDLAKAEAKQSATRAGKGAGMYAGAGVAGLLFLVFLSVALWWALGGVIGRGWSGLIVAAIWAIIAAILAMVGRAEMRKINGLPETAETVKKIPPALKGQEPPHTPARRTTMEEPR, from the coding sequence ATGACCGACCTCCCGACCGGTCCCGGGGCGCATGGAGTGGCGGGGTCTCCGGCCGATGAGACGTCCGGCCGGTCGATCGGCGAGGTCTTCGGCGACGTCAGCCGAGACCTGACAACCCTGCTTCGTCAGGAGATCGACCTTGCCAAGGCCGAAGCCAAGCAGTCAGCCACCCGCGCCGGCAAGGGCGCGGGCATGTACGCCGGCGCCGGCGTCGCCGGACTGTTGTTCCTGGTCTTCCTGTCCGTCGCCCTCTGGTGGGCCCTCGGTGGCGTGATCGGGCGCGGCTGGTCGGGGCTGATTGTCGCGGCCATCTGGGCGATCATCGCCGCCATCCTGGCGATGGTCGGACGTGCCGAGATGCGCAAGATCAACGGGCTGCCCGAGACCGCCGAAACGGTCAAGAAGATCCCGCCCGCCCTGAAGGGCCAGGAACCGCCCCACACACCCGCGCGCAGAACAACCATGGAGGAACCCCGATGA